A single region of the Anaerostipes rhamnosivorans genome encodes:
- a CDS encoding LacI family DNA-binding transcriptional regulator produces the protein MATIKDIAAKAGVSSATVSRILNQDDTLSVTDETRNRVLKIADDLKYHKKGKGASKRTTIGVFQWYSLFQELEDPYYQNIRVGIEKYCADQNIEVIRAFQSDPDYTKTLSGVDGLICIGKFAPRDIKAFEQITDNIIFIDMRTSRISFNNIVLDFHQSVIDVIDYLTELGHREIGYLGGKEYIDEDTVYFEQRKETFMNYCRNLGIRYEPYLMEEEFSAESGYQMMNRLIENGTLPTAVFAASDPIAIGAMRSLYEHGYKIPDDISIIGFDDISVAEFSNPPLTTVHAPSEYMGEYAANFVAKLYNEVPSEYKTPVRLTLPCTLVKRKTCGKPRKNCRR, from the coding sequence ATGGCCACTATTAAAGATATTGCTGCCAAAGCTGGGGTTTCTTCCGCCACCGTTTCCCGGATTTTAAATCAGGATGACACATTAAGTGTCACGGACGAGACCCGAAACAGAGTTTTAAAAATTGCAGATGATCTTAAGTATCATAAGAAGGGAAAAGGGGCATCAAAGAGAACCACCATCGGAGTTTTCCAGTGGTACTCCCTGTTCCAGGAACTTGAAGACCCTTACTACCAGAACATCCGTGTAGGGATTGAGAAGTATTGTGCCGACCAGAACATCGAAGTGATCCGGGCATTCCAAAGTGATCCGGACTATACAAAAACCTTGAGTGGTGTAGACGGGCTGATTTGTATCGGAAAGTTTGCCCCCAGGGATATCAAAGCTTTTGAACAGATTACTGACAATATCATCTTTATTGATATGCGTACTTCCAGGATTTCTTTTAACAATATTGTGCTGGATTTTCATCAGTCTGTGATCGATGTGATTGATTATCTTACAGAATTGGGGCACCGGGAGATCGGTTACCTGGGCGGAAAAGAGTACATTGACGAAGACACGGTTTATTTTGAACAGCGGAAGGAAACTTTTATGAATTACTGCCGGAATCTTGGCATTCGCTACGAGCCGTATTTAATGGAAGAAGAGTTTAGTGCGGAATCCGGCTACCAGATGATGAACCGGCTTATAGAGAACGGAACGCTTCCCACTGCAGTCTTTGCCGCCAGCGATCCCATCGCCATCGGAGCCATGCGCTCCCTCTATGAACACGGCTATAAAATACCGGACGATATTTCCATCATAGGGTTTGATGATATCAGTGTTGCTGAATTTTCAAACCCGCCTCTCACCACGGTGCATGCACCGTCTGAGTATATGGGAGAGTACGCAGCCAATTTTGTTGCCAAGCTTTACAATGAAGTTCCAAGCGAGTACAAAACCCCGGTGCGTCTGACTCTGCCCTGTACACTGGTCAAAAGAAAGACCTGCGGGAAACCAAGAAAAAACTGCCGGAGGTAA
- the melB gene encoding melibiose:sodium transporter MelB translates to METRKSSEKVPGRVKYTFAFGALGKDLIYGMIATFSMIYFTDILKVSPAFIGIVFFVAKLWDAFNDLFMGMLVDNTRTRWGKFVPWLVVGTLINSVVFVVLFTDFHLSGNALCVFVAVIYVAWGMTYTIMDIPYWSIIPNLTSDPREREVVSVLPRIFASLGQSLIIAGFGVQIIGALGGGYIGYHRFAMFIAGMFIFTIGVAVFNLKVKDGGNVPSEKISFRGVFSIIKQNDQLQSAVGLILLYNVGIQFIMGVAVYYFTYVCGNAGMLSAFMISASIAEVVGLIIFPKVAARLSRKVSFLLACILPFVGLALLLAVGFVCPQNIVLTAIAGIIVKTGTGLELGCATVFLSDVVDYGEYKLGTRNESVVFSLQTLIVKFTAALTSLFIGFALQQTGYIPNSPDQSLLTMNSIRVLMCAVPAVSMLVAYVVYKKAYKLNDSFMKHVIETIQERRFKAEA, encoded by the coding sequence ATGGAAACAAGAAAAAGCAGTGAAAAGGTACCGGGCAGGGTGAAATATACGTTTGCCTTCGGAGCACTTGGCAAGGATTTAATCTACGGAATGATCGCAACATTCTCAATGATTTATTTCACAGATATTTTAAAGGTATCACCGGCCTTCATCGGTATTGTATTTTTTGTAGCAAAATTGTGGGACGCATTCAACGACTTATTCATGGGCATGCTGGTGGACAACACTAGGACAAGGTGGGGGAAATTTGTTCCCTGGCTGGTCGTCGGAACTCTGATCAACTCTGTCGTGTTCGTTGTATTATTTACGGATTTTCATTTGTCAGGTAACGCACTCTGTGTATTTGTGGCTGTGATCTATGTGGCGTGGGGCATGACCTATACGATCATGGATATTCCGTATTGGTCCATCATCCCAAATCTGACCTCGGATCCAAGAGAGCGGGAAGTGGTATCCGTACTTCCGCGTATCTTTGCCAGCCTTGGCCAGTCACTGATCATTGCAGGATTCGGAGTGCAGATCATCGGGGCGCTGGGAGGAGGTTACATCGGATATCACAGGTTTGCGATGTTTATCGCCGGAATGTTTATTTTTACCATTGGTGTTGCCGTGTTTAACCTGAAAGTAAAGGACGGCGGAAATGTGCCGTCCGAAAAAATATCTTTTCGGGGCGTATTTTCCATCATCAAGCAGAATGACCAGCTGCAGTCAGCAGTAGGTCTGATCCTGCTGTATAACGTAGGCATCCAGTTTATTATGGGGGTGGCAGTTTACTATTTTACATATGTGTGTGGAAATGCAGGAATGCTGTCCGCGTTTATGATCAGCGCCTCTATCGCAGAAGTGGTGGGACTTATCATCTTTCCGAAAGTGGCTGCCAGGCTTTCCAGAAAGGTATCCTTTCTACTGGCCTGTATTCTTCCGTTTGTGGGATTGGCGCTGCTCTTGGCTGTAGGATTTGTGTGCCCACAGAATATCGTGCTGACTGCCATTGCAGGAATTATTGTAAAGACGGGAACAGGACTGGAGCTTGGATGTGCCACCGTGTTCTTATCCGATGTGGTTGATTACGGGGAGTATAAGCTGGGAACAAGAAATGAGTCAGTTGTCTTCTCTTTGCAGACATTGATCGTAAAGTTTACGGCAGCGCTGACCTCTCTTTTTATCGGATTTGCACTCCAGCAGACCGGTTATATCCCAAACAGCCCGGATCAGAGCCTTCTGACGATGAATTCTATCCGTGTTCTGATGTGTGCAGTGCCTGCGGTTTCCATGCTGGTGGCCTATGTAGTTTATAAAAAAGCATATAAGCTCAACGACAGCTTTATGAAACATGTGATTGAGACAATACAGGAAAGGAGATTTAAGGCAGAAGCATGA
- a CDS encoding galactokinase, with the protein MKETSVLIEEFEKGIYRDLLRDIYVDEELLDSQTKRYIKALKEYEDRFGTENVEIYSAPGRSEVGGNHTDHQYGKVLATSINLDAIAVASKTEDGRITVVSDGYDLMEVDLDDLLAREEEKETSMALIRGVADRLRQKGYRIGGFRAYITSDVLIGAGLSSSAAYETLIGTILSGLYNQMDIDPVFLAQAGQYAENEYFGKPCGLMDQMASSVGGMIYIDFENPEKPEVKQVKVDFESFGHSLCIVDTKGSHVDLTEDYAMIPSEMKQVARYFEEDVLRKVDKTDFYLNIPAIREILGDRAVLRAMHLFEENKRVGQEVEALEKRRFDLFKKLVKDSGDSSFKYLQNVYSSHEVNHQSVSIGLAVSDVILGDKGVSRVHGGGFAGTIQAFVPNEIVPLYQKTMDSVFGEGACHILKVRKYGGMKVL; encoded by the coding sequence ATGAAAGAGACAAGTGTATTGATAGAGGAATTTGAAAAAGGGATTTACAGGGATCTGCTGAGAGACATCTACGTGGATGAGGAACTGCTGGACAGTCAGACAAAAAGGTACATAAAAGCGCTAAAGGAATATGAAGACAGGTTCGGGACGGAGAATGTGGAGATTTATTCAGCGCCCGGCCGGAGTGAAGTAGGAGGGAATCATACAGACCATCAGTATGGGAAGGTACTGGCTACTTCCATTAACCTGGATGCCATCGCAGTGGCCTCTAAGACAGAAGACGGAAGGATCACGGTTGTTTCCGACGGATATGACCTGATGGAAGTGGATTTGGATGACCTGCTTGCCAGAGAGGAAGAAAAAGAGACGTCCATGGCACTGATTCGTGGTGTTGCCGACAGACTGAGGCAGAAAGGCTATAGGATCGGGGGTTTCCGGGCCTATATCACAAGCGATGTTCTGATCGGTGCAGGGCTGTCTTCCTCCGCAGCTTATGAGACCTTGATCGGCACGATTCTTTCAGGGCTGTACAACCAGATGGACATAGATCCGGTGTTCTTAGCCCAGGCAGGACAATATGCAGAAAATGAGTATTTTGGAAAACCGTGCGGGCTGATGGACCAGATGGCGTCCTCTGTGGGCGGGATGATTTATATCGATTTTGAAAATCCAGAGAAACCGGAAGTAAAACAGGTAAAAGTGGACTTTGAATCCTTCGGCCACAGTCTTTGCATTGTGGACACAAAAGGCTCCCATGTGGATCTGACAGAGGATTACGCCATGATACCGTCTGAGATGAAACAGGTGGCCCGCTATTTTGAGGAAGATGTGTTAAGAAAAGTAGACAAGACAGATTTTTATCTGAACATCCCCGCCATCCGTGAAATCCTCGGAGACCGTGCGGTACTGCGTGCTATGCACCTTTTTGAGGAAAACAAAAGGGTCGGACAGGAAGTCGAGGCCCTGGAGAAGAGACGGTTTGACCTGTTTAAAAAACTGGTGAAGGATTCAGGAGATTCCTCATTTAAGTATCTCCAAAATGTGTATTCCAGCCACGAAGTCAATCATCAGAGTGTGTCCATCGGACTGGCCGTAAGCGATGTCATACTGGGAGACAAAGGGGTGAGCCGTGTCCACGGAGGCGGATTTGCGGGAACAATCCAGGCGTTTGTGCCAAATGAGATTGTCCCGCTCTATCAGAAAACTATGGACAGCGTATTCGGAGAAGGAGCATGCCATATCTTAAAAGTCCGAAAATACGGCGGAATGAAAGTTTTGTAA
- a CDS encoding aldose epimerase family protein, with translation MTEIKVTEQRTDGIDIIEMKGKDLTVSVTNLGCHILSVLMKDKDGNVDDVVLGLENIDDYKKDEKYIGGILGRVGNRIKDGKFILNGQEYHLAVNNGPNHLHGGREGFDKKIWDYEIKENRVIFNYLSRDMEEGYPGSLRVHVSYELVGNTLTMVLYGTTDKDTIVNLANHTYFNLSGGKEKIYDHMLKIKASKIACIDKDGCTTGERMNVDGTPFDFRKFHKIGGRIKEDHQQLKFAGGYDHPYLFSSQRDQITLFHEGTGRKVTVSTNLPAVQLYTSNFLEGGFPGKKGKANENRDGVCLETEFLPNSINLEEHPDMILRKEDRYAVFTAYKFEVHEDDK, from the coding sequence ATGACAGAGATCAAGGTAACCGAACAAAGAACAGATGGTATTGATATCATTGAGATGAAGGGAAAGGATTTGACAGTGAGCGTCACCAATTTAGGATGCCATATTCTGTCGGTCCTGATGAAAGATAAAGACGGAAATGTGGATGATGTGGTGCTGGGACTTGAGAATATAGACGATTACAAAAAAGATGAGAAGTATATCGGAGGAATCCTGGGACGGGTGGGAAACCGGATCAAGGACGGAAAGTTCATCCTAAACGGACAGGAATATCATCTGGCAGTCAACAACGGACCCAACCATCTCCATGGAGGAAGAGAAGGATTTGACAAAAAAATCTGGGACTATGAAATAAAAGAAAACAGGGTGATCTTCAACTATCTGTCCAGAGATATGGAGGAGGGGTATCCAGGCAGCCTGAGGGTCCATGTTTCATATGAATTGGTTGGAAATACGCTGACTATGGTACTCTATGGAACCACAGATAAGGATACCATTGTCAACCTGGCCAACCATACCTATTTTAACCTGTCTGGCGGAAAAGAAAAAATATATGATCACATGCTGAAAATAAAAGCGTCCAAGATTGCCTGTATTGATAAAGACGGCTGTACGACCGGAGAGAGGATGAATGTAGACGGTACTCCATTTGATTTCAGAAAGTTTCATAAAATTGGGGGACGTATCAAGGAAGACCATCAACAGCTGAAGTTTGCAGGGGGATATGATCATCCGTATCTGTTCAGCAGCCAGAGGGATCAGATTACGCTGTTTCATGAAGGCACGGGACGGAAAGTGACAGTTTCTACAAATCTCCCTGCCGTACAACTCTATACATCCAATTTTCTGGAAGGGGGATTTCCCGGAAAGAAAGGAAAAGCCAATGAAAACAGGGACGGGGTTTGTCTGGAAACAGAATTTCTTCCAAATTCCATTAATCTGGAGGAGCATCCGGATATGATCCTTAGAAAAGAAGATAGATATGCAGTGTTTACCGCTTATAAGTTTGAGGTGCATGAAGATGATAAATGA